In Sorghum bicolor cultivar BTx623 chromosome 10, Sorghum_bicolor_NCBIv3, whole genome shotgun sequence, one genomic interval encodes:
- the LOC8065440 gene encoding mitogen-activated protein kinase kinase 5, which yields MRPGGLPSQQQPGTPGRARRRPDLTLPMPHREVTTSPSLAVPLPLPPVPASAGCPPAAAAQQQQQQQQQPPPLAELERVRRVGSGAGGTVWMVRHRGTGRPYALKVLYGNHDDAVRRQIAREIAILRTAEHPAVVRCHGMYERGGELQILLEYMDGGSLDGRRIAAEPFLADVARQVLSGIAYLHRRHIVHRDIKPSNLLIDSARRVKIADFGVGRILNQTMDPCNSSVGTIAYMSPERINTDLNDGSYDGYAGDIWSFGLSILEFYLGRFPFGENLGRQGDWAALMVAICYSDPPEPPLTASPEFRGFISCCLQKNPAKRLTAAQLLQHPFVAGPQPQPLATPPPS from the coding sequence ATGCGTCCGGGCGGCCTGCCGTCCCAGCAGCAGCCCGGCACGCCgggccgcgcgcgccgccgcccggATCTCACCCTCCCCATGCCCCACCGCGAGGTCACCACCTCCCCCTCCCTCGCCGTCCCGCTCCCTCTCCCGCCAGTCCCCGCCTCCGCCGGGTgcccccccgccgccgccgcgcagcagcagcagcagcagcagcagcagccgcccccGCTCGCGGAGCTGGAGCGCGTGCGCCGCGTCGGCAGCGGCGCCGGCGGGACGGTGTGGATGGTGCGTCACCGTGGGACGGGTCGGCCCTACGCGCTCAAGGTCCTCTACGGGAACCACGACGACGCGGTGCGTCGCCAGATCGCGCGGGAGATTGCCATCCTCCGCACCGCCGAGCACCCGGCCGTGGTGCGGTGCCACGGCATGTACGAGCGCGGCGGGGAGCTGCAGATCCTGCTCGAGTACATGGACGGCGGCTCCCTCGACGGCCGCCGCATCGCCGCCGAGCCGTTCCTCGCCGACGTCGCGCGCCAGGTGCTGTCCGGGATCGCCTACCTCCACCGCCGCCACATCGTGCACCGCGACATCAAGCCCTCCAACCTCCTCATCGACTCGGCGCGGCGCGTCAAGATCGCCGACTTCGGCGTCGGCCGCATCCTCAACCAGACCATGGACCCCTGCAACTCCTCCGTCGGCACCATCGCGTACATGAGCCCCGAGCGGATCAACACCGACCTCAACGACGGCAGCTACGACGGATACGCAGGCGACATCTGGAGCTTCGGACTCAGCATTCTCGAGTTCTACCTGGGTAGGTTCCCCTTCGGGGAGAACCTCGGCAGGCAGGGGGACTGGGCCGCGCTCATGGTCGCCATCTGCTACTCCGATCCGCCTGAGCCACCGCTCACCGCCTCGCCAGAGTTCAGGGGATTCATTAGCTGCTGCCTGCAGAAGAACCCGGCCAAGCGGCTCACGGCCGCGCAGCTGCTGCAGCACCCCTTCGTCGCCGGCCCGCAGCCGCAGCCACTCGCAACTCCTCCCCCGTCATGA
- the LOC110431223 gene encoding DNA-dependent metalloprotease WSS1, protein MEVGDLHKVWEVRALKTKPDAAAARATLDRVARQVQPIMRRHKWRVKVLSEFSPRNPRLLGLNVGGGVEVKLRLRRAGRDHDFIPYEEVLDTMLHELCHNQRGPHDAQFYKLWDELRKECEELVSKGITGTGQGFDGTGRRVGGFTVHPPPPSLRQATLAAAQKRARNGALLPSGPRKLGGNSEIMSALSPVQAAAMAAERRMYDDLWCGSHDQSGIDDSDDVIILQEPPNLVTRDGKHTKASCSNTFAEPSTSSGIHIAARDDRTSDALDSSKWECGACTLLNQPLAPICEVCGTAKPKIAKAKYMTWSCKFCTLENSTKLDKCSACDQWRYSYGPPVATHGPSYD, encoded by the exons ATGGAGGTGGGCGACCTTCACAAGGTGTGGGAGGTCCGTGCGCTCAAGACCAAGCCCGACGCGGCCGCCGCCCGGGCGACGCTCGACCGAGTCGCCAGGCAGGTCCAGCCCATCATGCGCCGCCACAAGTGGCGCGTCAAGGTCCTCTCCGAGTTCTC GCCGCGGAACCCGAGGCTGCTGGGGCTCAatgtcggcggcggcgtcgaggtCAAGCTGCGGCTGCGGCGCGCCGGCCGTGACCATGACTTCATCCCCTACGAGGAGGTGCTCGACACCATGCTCCACGAGCTCTGCCACAACCAGCGCGGGCCCCACGATGCGCAGTTCTACAAACTCTGGGACGAGCTCCGCAAG GAATGCGAAGAACTTGTTTCAAAGGGTATCACTGGAACAGGACAAGGGTTTGATGGTACAGGAAGGCGAGTAGGTGGATTTACAgtacatccaccaccaccatctcTGCGGCAAGCTACGTTAGCTGCTGCACAGAAGCGGGCAAGGAACGGAGCTCTATTGCCTTCTGGACCAAGAAAGTTGGGGGGAAACAGTGAAATTATGAGTGCACTTAGTCCAGTACAAGCTGCTGCAATGGCTGCTGAAAGGAGAATGTATGATGATTTGTGGTGTGGATCGCATGATCAATCTGGTATTGATGATTCAGATGATGTTATTATTCTTCAAGAACCGCCAAATTTGGTGACAAGGGATGGAAAACACACGAAGGCTAGCTGCTCCAACACTTTTGCAGAGCCCAGCACTTCTTCTGGAATTCACATAGCAGCACGAGATGATAGGACAAGTGATGCACTTGATAGTTCAAAGTGGGAATGTGGTGCTTGCACTCTTCTTAACCAG CCCCTGGCACCAATCTGTGAAGTTTGTGGTACAGCAAAACCTAAAATTGCAAAGGCAAAGTACATGACTTGGTCTTGTAAATTTTGTACTCTAGAGAACAGCACTAAGCTTGACAAATGCTCGGCATGCGATCAATGGAGATACTCATATGGGCCACCTGTAGCCACACATGGCCCAAGCTATGATTGA